The window CCCAAATACACCACAGCTCGGCTCAGTGTTCCTATAATCGGCCAGGCCTTGCtggcatctccatcaccGATATGAACGAATGCCACTATGATGAGTGCTTGCAAGTTCTCTACAGACAGTCCATCCATGCCAGATAGGACCACAAATTCTCTTGACCTTTTCAGCGCGTCCGGATACTGTTCAAGCCATTCTCTTGACAGCCGCTCATTCGCAACGTATCGCAGCGCGCATACCATCATAGCATGGACCACAACGATGAGTTTCGGTCGCTCGGTCGGATCTCGCAGGCGAGACCGGAAGAGCATCTCATGGATAATAGGGATAAACGGATGGACTACAGAGAAGTAGGCATCGAGGATCACGTTGACCAGTTTGTCTGGTGGGAGTTGGGCTGCTGATGTGCTGCATTCTCGTCTATCAGGTTCAGGGCATCTTCTCTTGCGTGACGCTTGGTAAGAAGCTGCCATGGTAGATTCCCTTGATTGTGAGtggtcatcgtcctcgaTTTCTTGATTCACAGCCTGTCGTGACGACTGGTTCGGGATAGAATGGCTCTCCCACCAATCATCCATCAAGGAGGAAACGAGGCCTCGAATGGCATTTGCATCATGGTTTGTATTTGCTGGACTTGGAATCCTGCTAGGCGTCTGTTGCTGAATCCTCACAGCCTCCAATTCGGCTTCCAAACACTCTGTGAAGCATCTTGTTGGCTCGCTGAGGGTTCCTATGGAGTGCGATCTTACACACCTACTCGTTGCGTCAATGTCTGAATGATGCCTATTTTCACACCAGGTTTATTCCTTGCATAATCGTACTGGCACACAACTCCTATCACTGGTCAATCTCAAGCTCACTCCGACCTAAAACCATGAGAGCCTACCAAGACGACTACAGCGGCTGCACGACGGAAGTTCCCTGGAACAGCGCAGCTTTCGGCTTCGGCATGATTGACACGCAGGCGTGTCTGCGTCTGCTGCTTGCTGCGTATTGCGATCTCGGACCTCGGAGGATTCCATTGTGAACCGGGACTTGTATGCATCGGGCGGCGGGGAAAGTGGCACCCTTATCGGTCGGCGGGGAAAGTGGCACCCTTATCGGTCTGAAAGGTTCGAACACGAGAGTCCTCGTTTTCATCTCCACCCCCAGTGGGGCTCAATTTGTTTCGATCGCACGGTACCGCAAGGTCTACGCACGGTCCCAAAATCCGGAGAAACCGTGCGGATACGCGATGTTACACTGCCATTGATCGGGGGAAGGTATCCTCCGACGCCTTTGGCGGCTGCGATAATGCTAGCCTTCTATTTTTGCTTGGTAAACATATTGAGAAGTATGATCTTTCAAGCTAAGACTGATCCCAGATCTAGACAAAGTGAATTTAGTTAAGACGATGCAAGATCAGTCCCCCGAAAATGCCACCGCTTCATGGGTTTTCCGACAACCAGTTTCGCGATCGGAAGGATATTCTTATCGCGACAAATGCCCTCGTCCATGCACTCGAGCCATATTTCTCGCCCGGAAAATCACGCGTCCAGCTGCCTGTCTATTCTGGAGCACATTTTGACGAGACCGCTGCCCAACTGGAAGGTTTCGCACGGCCAATCTGGGCGATTGCCGCTGCAGTCGCTGAAGCGTCCGATGTAACCGATGCAGATATCGCCCGTTATGGCAAACACCTGGTGACTGGATTCACGAATGGAGTTAATCCCGAACACCCCGACTATTGGGGTTCGATAGGAGACTGGGACCAACGGATGGTAGAAGCTGAGCCGATTTCATTTGCACTTTTGATAGCACCGAAAACATTCTATGAACCATTGTCAGCTCAGGGTCGCGCGCGCTTGTGTGAATGGCTGTCAGGTCTCAACGGCAAAGTAATGCCAGTCAACAATTGGCGGTGGTTTcggatcttctccaacctTGCTCTCTGTCGTGTGCGGGGCGTGCCTTACGAAAATGTCAAGGACCATATCGACGCGGACTTTGCGGTGCTTGATCAATTTGAGATTGGAAACGGGTGGTCTGCTGATGGAATATGGAGGAAAGATGCTAttccagaccaagaagcctACGGTCGCCAGGCTGACTATTATTCTGGAAGCTTTGCGATTCAGTTCAGCCAGTTGCTATACGTTCTCTTTGCCGCTGATTCGGACCCTGATCGAGTCTCCCGGTATCGGCAGCAAGCGAGAGAATTTGCCGGTCAGTTTTGGCGGTTCTtcgatgaggatggtgcAGCTATTCCATTCGGTCGGTCATTGACGTATCGGTTTGCCATGGGGGCCTTCTACGCGGCCTTTGCCTGTGCAAATTGCTACGACAGCTCAAACATTTTTACATCTGTTGGCTTTGTCAAAGGCATGTTTCTACGACACCTAAGATGGTGGGCGGCGCATTCACAGGATATGTTTGCTATCGATGGGACTTTGACTATCGGATATCTCTACCCAAACATGTTCATGTGCGAAGACTATAACTCACCACAGTCGCCCTACTGGGCCATGAAAACTTTTGTGATCCTTGCGCTGAGATCGGACGACAATTTCTGGACTGTCGCTGAGATTCCACATCCTTTGTCTTCTGCCTCGCTTGAACAACACTCTGTCCCCGGTGTTGAGTTGCTACCTGCACCATTTCAGATCCTATGTGACCACCCCAATGGCCAGCATCATTTCATGCTTTCCGGTGGTCAGTTTTGCGTGTGGCCTCTCAAGGCAACACAAGCGAAATACAGCAAGTTTGCATATTCATCAGCATTCGCGTTCAGTGTTCCGACTGGAGGCTTGTTGACTCAACTAGCTCCAGATAATACATTGGTCGCAAGTCGAGACGCGGGAGAAACATGGGCCACCCGATGGGAGACAATTAGCGGCCCTCGAGTCAGAACTTTTATATTAAAAGGCTCGAAAATACAATGCCTTCAGAGTGTTTGGAAGCCGTGGAAGACAGACAAAACAGAAATCGAAACTACTCTCATCCCTCCCTGCAACGAATGGCCTGATTGGCATATCAGGATACACCGCATCCGAAGTGCCCAGACTCAAACGATCAGTTTTGTTGAAGGTGGCTTTGCAATACCGGCGAAACAGCCGCGGCTAATCGGAACCTTGGATGAGAGTTGGAGCAATGGATACGGACATGGGGGTATTATTGAAACCGAAGAAAGCTCCCTCGTGCTCAGTAACGCTGCGGTGAGCGGGGTGAAGAGCATTCTCAGCACCGCCGGCGAAACAGAGGGTAAAATATTAAAGTCGGACCCAAACACGAACCTGATGGAGCCAAGAGCGCTCATTCCGACCCTTCAGCATAAAATCAAGATGGAACTGGATCAAGATATGGTGATAGCTACAGCGGTTTTTGCTATTGCCATGACAAAGAAAAGTTTCTCTCGTGATGAGCTGTACCAAAGATGGTCTCAGCAACCTTATTTGACAGGAGACATATTGAAGGAATTGTGATAGCAATAATGCATATACGCAAATGAACGCGCTTCCGATATCCGCTACTTGAATAAAGTCAAGACATTTTCATGCTTTACAAAGAGTTACTCTGAAGGGCTTCCCAAAGGGTTAGCTCAGCCTCAAAAACATTAGTTCTCAAGTGGTAGGATGAGAAATTATCTTCAACTGCTTAGATGCCAGAACCTCAAAGCATCAGACATACTTCACCTCAACCATAGTACCTATACTCGGCAATCAATGGATTTCACAAAAGGCTTAGAGGGGTTTACTGGGGTGCGTCCCCGTCCAATCGCGGGAAAAGCGTGCTTCCAAACGTCGGGGGGATCCTTCGCCCGAGCGACGGGGGTTTCCCCGCCCCGAACCTTTTGCGGTAGGGCTAGGTGCTGGCTGGGGGACGTGGTTATTGGACCGCCCCTTGGTGGAGCAACGCTGCTCTGTCATGAGATTTCCCCGGACTGATCATCGGATAGATCAGCCAGGTGGAATAAATAGTCATTGCTGGAGACCTGATTCATGTGGATGTTTCTGGCCAACGTAAAGAGATCCGTTAACCGGCGACTTTGAATTACTATCCTCAGATCACCATGGGCTTTTCACAATCCCCAGATGAAGAGACGAGAGACCACAAGGTGCCTTTGGAGAAAACGTCGAATCATGATGGAGGTCTTCCAACTCGTCAAGCCTTGATTGACGCAATCCAGAGGGAGAAGCCCTCGCCGTGGTCGCACAATCTGAGGGAGTTATATGTCTTTTGTGTGATTGCTTTTCTGTGTTCGACGATGAATGGTCAGTATGCCATAATCGGGTTGAGATTGTTTTCCGATTATGATTGACTAACTCTGGATCAGGTTACGATGGAGCTATATTCGGATCCTTGCCAGCTCTAGAATCCTTCAGGAACCAATTCGGCATCGAGCAAAACGGTGCGAAAATTGGCTATATTTCAGCAATGTACACCGTCGGAGCAATCTGCTCATTACCTTTCAGCGGGCCAGCCTCCGACATCCGCGGCAGGAAATGGGGCACGTTCGTCGGCTGCGTGATCGTTGTCGCTTGCACATTTGTATCTGCCCTGTCACACGGTGTGCCACAATTCGTTGCTGGTCGTTTCTTCCTCGGTTTCGGGGTCAACATTATTCGATCAACCAGCTCAATCTGGTGTGCGGAAGTCTGTCCACCCGCTTATCGTGGAATCATCATGGCCTTTTATAACTGCACCTACGCAGTTGGGTCACTCATTGCCGCTGGCGTCACTAGAGGATCTTCCGAGTACGAAGGCAACAAATCATGGCAGATCCCTCTGTGGTGCCAGATGATATGTCCAGGGATCGTGCTTCTGAcagttcttttcttccctgaatctcctcgctggctctTTTCACACGGCCAGGAGGAGAAAGCAAAGGAATTCCTGACATACTACCACGGCGAAGGAAACCCCGACCACCCGCTTGTCCAATTACAGTTGCAGGAATACAGAGAATTCATTTCGCTTTCTGGTTCTGACAAGCGCTGGTGGGATTTTAGCGACTTCTACAAGAACAGCGCGGGAAGATGGCGGTTCTCCAATGCCTTGATCACAGGGATCTGGGGTCAATGCTCTGGCAATGCAGTCGTCACTTATTACCTGCCCGCGATGCTGATTACCACGGGCATCACCGACTCGGAACAAGTGCTGAATGTCAATCTCGGCTACACCATCGTCTCGACGGTGGCTTCATACTTGGGCGCGAGCCAGATTGAAAGAATGGGCCGTCGCCCGACAATCATCTGGACCGCTGTCGCGTGCTCGATCTGTTTCGCATGCATCACAATCGGTTCGGGTCTCTTTGCACACACCCAGGCAACCCCCGCTGCGTCTGCTGGAATTGCATTCATATTCGTCTTTGGATTCTGCTACAACTTCGGTATGACCCCGCTGCAGGCGTTGTACCCTGTTGAGGCTCTTTCCTACGAGACTCGGGGGAAAGGGGTTGGCCTTACTTTCTCCATTGCGCACTGTTTCACGCTCATCAATCAGTTTTGTTTCCCGATTGCGCTTAAGAATATTGGCTGGTATACTTACATCGTTTTCATTGTTTGGGATCTGTTTGAAGCGACTGTGAGTTATTTTGTTTCTGTGGAGACTAAGAACCACACCTTGGAGGAGATGTCGGAGATTTTTGAGAGTCCGAATCCGGTGAAAGCTTCGTTGAGGAAGCCGTTGTCTTGAGCAGAGGGGTTCCAACGGATCGTTGAACTGGCCATGCCTTGTACTAATTGCAAAAGGAGAGCTTCTATTCAAGGATAATATGTTGGATGACTTCAAAATAGAAAGCAATCGAAGAATTGAATACTTTATCCCTGTGCAACCAACACGTACATTTGAACCGCCCTGTTGGGCGCGCTTACCACTCAAAACGTGCAAATGCCCAAAGATCTAAGGGCGAAGCTCACTAATAATCGACAAGTCCCAAATGGGAAAACGCTGTATGCGACCGGTAGGAATTCCAATCCTGGACAGAATCGCTTACCGCGTGCTCAGTTCTACTCAGGGAGCAAGCAGTGAGCActaaaacggaaagagcaagccaagcatTGCCAGACATTCTCCGGTGTATATACATGCGAGCTAGACAGATAAAACACTCTCGACGCCATAGCTCAACGAAAGACTATAAAACAAGGTTCAAACACGAAAAAATAGCCAACTGTTTTCGAGCGCGATGCAAGAGGGGGAAGAACAATGAAGCCACGCCAAGGACGAAGatgcaaaagaaagaatgtAATGTAATAGACGTGATGCACCGTATGCCCTGAACGCtgagagaggaagaggggtATTTACTGAGATGAGAAGAAACCGATAAACAAATCCAAACGAAACGAAAAGAAACCGACTGTAGGTATCTGGCCAATCCGCCAACTATGCAAGTACGACAATCCGATACGGATCAGATCAATCACCGGCGGAACATGCGAACGGGGGCACTCAAGTCCCGGCGCTCACCCAGGTCGTTCTCGCTTTTGACGACTGACCGTGTGGTGTTGGGGACGCGCCGGGGACCTCTGCCTGGGGTCGTCGTGCTGGAGTCGGATAAGCCGCCTGATCGGCCAGTTGCTTCGTTCGCACTCACGGATCGCTTCATACTGCGGGCTCGGCCCCGTCGTGCCCTGATTTGTGCTAGGGCGTCTTCTCGGTTGATGGGTGTGTCGGAGATGGCAGTGCGAGGTTCGGGTTCTGCTCGCAAAGGAACCCTTCGCGTCGAGAattggtgctggtggtttTCTCGCTCAGCAGGGCGTCGCGTAGGTCGAGATTCTCTGGATTTGGGGACTTCGTGGCTCTCCTCAACTGCAACGTCTGGAGTGGTGTGAGACGTTCCGATGGGTTCACCCGAGGGTGTGAATGAGTCAAAAGGAGCAGCACTGGAAGACGCAGATGGCTGCTCATGAGCACTGGTATGAGATTCAGCCAGCTCGGGTGTTGCAAAATAATCCCCTGGCGTGGGTCCGTCGTTTTCTCGAAGGGGCGAAGGGAAGGTACGGAAGGTCCCAGTTTCCGGCGAGAAGGTCACCAAGGGCTCTGCAGGTGCCTGCATCTTCTCTGGTGGATCTGCTGGCTCAGGCTTGACAATGGGCTCCGGTTGAGAGCGGGGCAGAGAAATCGGGTTGGCATGTCTGGTTGGGATGGATTCCACGCTCTTTCGTTCGGCGCTGCGTCGTTCGGCCTCTTCCAGTTGAGGCTTCTGGTATTTCTCAAAGTATTCGGCGTCGTAAATGTAGGCGCGACCCTGGCTTTCCGCAATGCGACATGAGCACCGCTTAAATTGGCACTCGATGTTGAGGAAATGAATCATTTCTTCCGCTTCAACTCTGCGGTGCTTCTCGTACTTCAGTTCGTCCTTAATATCGTCCAGTTCATCCTGGTTCTGGTTCGATGGCGCTAAATCCGTGTCCACGACAACGTCTCCAATTTGAGATGTGCAGTCTGACAGGCGTTGTCTCTTGGGTGGTGTGGTTTCAGAGATGTCTTCTTGTTCCCTTTCTGGAACAGGAGACCTGACAGAGTCGGCAGCAGCTCTCTTTGGCCGGCGTGGGgtggtcaagaaggccaggTCGCCTTCTGCCAGTGATATCCGACCGACATCCTCTGTCCGCATCTCGTGTGCTCGGATTTCCAGCGTACTCGAACGATGATCTGTTTCGACGGAGCGTAGCTTTTccttgagcatctggagTTCTTCCGTGAGACCGGCGAGAGCATAGGCACGCTCGAATGCTTCCTGCTTCGCCTGATCCTTAGCCTCCCTCTCGGCACTGACCTCGTCTTTCAAGGCCTTGACTTCTGATTTCGAGTGCTTGAATTCTTCTTGCACCTTCACCAGGGTCGATCCCGCACGGAAGGCCTCTTTCCGCGCCTTTCGaatctccttctcgaagATGGAGCGTTCATGTGCTTGGCGTTCTTTTGTCCCGTGCAATTCCTCCAGTAACGACTCGAGACGCTCGCTGATGCGGCGCTCTCGGGATTGCGCTTCGGAAAGCTGGTCGGATACCGAGGCAAGAGCAGACTCGGCCTCTTCGCGGCCTAGGATGGCCCTCTGCAGGGCGGCATTGTCGGCGGCTGACAATCGGTTTGCGGAAACAGGGCTACCCTGCCGCGAGAGATTGTTCAGAAAAGCGACTTTGGCCTGAACCTCCGAGACGCCCTTGGTATTTTTGTGGTGTAGGGACAGGAGATCTGTGGGTAGTGATGGGGAGACCGGCAGGCCTTGTTGATTCATGCGTTCCGGGGAGACCGGATGGAGGATTTTGGATGGGCTGAGGATGGGACGCGTGGGGGACTCCATCGCGGGTGTCGTTGTTGTCGGGGGTTGATATATCCAGGCGACAGAGGATTATCAACGGGTCATGAGCAGGCGGGGAGCATGACAGGGGATGGATGAGAGGAAATCACCGTTTGTGGAATCGCGCGAGTGACGATGTTTGTTGCCCAAGCGGGCAGGATCAGCTGACCGTTGCCCTGGACAACAGATTAGTCAGACATTGTGTCATGTGATGATCCAACCATCTGACTGGTCTGTGCGGCTTTTGAAGATACTGTTCagttcatcatcttcatcaaatGCACGAGATTGTCTCGCTGCAGTTTGGCCAGCGGGCCAACTATCTGGCCACTCATTTCTGGAACCTGCAGGTAGTGCTTTCTGGTGCGGCCGGTGGTGGTATCTGGTCTGATAATCATCCGTAGGAATCATACTTTACGTAcaacgaagaagagccaCCCGTGGACCATGATATCCATTTTCGGCAAGGTGTTGGAGCTGATGGCTCCGAGACGTACACTCCACGCACAGTGATCTATGACCTGAAGGGTGGCTTTGGCACTCTGCGCAAGTACAATGCGCTTTACGAACTGACGGAAGACTCGACGGCCGCTCAGAGCTTATGGTAGGCATATTCACTAGTATCTTTCTACAAGACTTTTAACATGTCTTTATTAGGGATGGACAAGAGGTGGTTCGAAAACAACCACAGATCCCGCAGAGTGACTACCAAAAGAGTCTCGACGCAGGAACACCAGCACCGCGACTGACCTCGGAGGCGGTGCGCTACTGGTCAGACTACAACCGAGTATTCTATCATCCCAAGTCAATTGTGCAGCTGAACGAATATGAATTAAATTCTCAGATCATGCCTTTTGAGGACTGGGATGCAGGCGAAGAACTTTTCAGCGAGCTCGACAAGGACCATGACTTGTTAGATCGCGATCTCCGGCCCTTTGTTGAGGAGTGCGACCAGCTGCGAGCTCTACAGTTATTCCTCGGGTCCGATGATGCGTGGAGTGGGTTTGCGGCTCGATATGTAGATAGACTGAGAGATGAGTATGGCAAGACGAGTCTGTGGTCTTGGGCGATTGAGGATGGCACCAGGGTCCAGCGGGTAAGTGGAACGTCATGTTTTGCAGGACCATGTAAATTGATTTCCGTTCAGCACCGTCAGATCAAAAAGGACGTCAACAAGGCCAGGTCGCTCTGCTCTATATCGCCACAGTGTAATCTTTACGTCCCTATCATGGACTTGCCATCCCAGCTTCCGGGATATCTCAATGTTGATCGTCACTCAGAGTGGCAAACGTCGGCGTTGATCAGTTCGGCTGTTGAGACTGTGACACTGCCCTCGAGGCTACGACCCTACCAGCATTTCGAGGCCTCGCTTGCCGGGGACGACGGAACTCACAATATTTTTGAGCTGCAATCGACCATTGTTCAAGATGCCAGCCAGCACCGATCAGTCAACGAGGACGGATCATCCGAAGTCGAAAGGAAGTTTGATATCGACTTTACTTATGGCGGCGAGGACAGCAAGACACCTCACATCTTCAATCAGATTCAAGTGACTCGCGGGACGGAGCCTAGTAGTCAGACTGCCTCGGTAGATGATGCATCCGCACCAGGGGACATAGGCCACCAGCGCAAACTCCGACTATACCACTCGAAACCGATGCTTCACAGGTGAGTGGTTTGCTGACTGACCAGGGGGATGATGACCAGTCGATTAACAGTTTACTGCAGCTATCATACGCCACTTCATTTCCCGCGACTCGATAGTTTCCCCCACGCCATGTTCCCTACACCGAAAACCGGTTCTGGCGTGGATATTTTTGCGGCGCTGACCACATCTTCACGAACCGCCGAGAGAATCAGGACCATTGAAGCGACCGCCGCACGGATGGTGTCGGTGGATGAGCGCGAGGCGCTGGTTAATGGATTGGGCGAGATTCGAGAGACCTACGAGACAGGGTGGAGTAGTGGCTCTGACTCGGACGATGATTAGATTCATCAGATGTCTTGAACTGTTGTGGCTATCCAGCTGGAGAGATCATGACTATGTATTGTATTATGATCCTTATCGGACAATAATAGTATTGTGAGATTGTTTCTCTCTAAGAATAGATCCCCACATTCCCGGATTCAGGGGAGCCACGGTACCATCTGACCTTTTAAGATACGATCCAACGATTAAGACACAGGCTGCTCAAACTTTGAATACCCctgagagaaaaaaaaaaaaggcgCCCCGCCAAGATTTAATATCGCCCGGCTTCTAGACTCGGAGGCGCGCGAACCTCTCTCTACAAGCCAAGTCCGTAGGGCTCTCCGTTAATTGCGATTGACTCGAGGGATCCATCTTTGGTCGTCTGGCCAAGATCCGTGTCTCACATGTGGTTTCCGCTCGTTTCCATCTCCCCCGTGCACGCTGCCCAGTTTGATCGCTACTGTCCTTTGCCCCTTATAATTTCTTGTCATACCTGCAAACTCttttgggggggggg of the Penicillium psychrofluorescens genome assembly, chromosome: 1 genome contains:
- a CDS encoding uncharacterized protein (ID:PFLUO_001184-T1.cds;~source:funannotate), whose translation is MICPGIVLLTVLFFPESPRWLFSHGQEEKAKEFLTYYHGEGNPDHPLVQLQLQEYREFISLSGSDKRWWDFSDFYKNSAGRWRFSNALITGIWGQCSGNAVVTYYLPAMLITTGITDSEQVLNVNLGYTIVSTVASYLGASQIERMGRRPTIIWTAVACSICFACITIGSGLFAHTQATPAASAGIAFIFVFGFCYNFGMTPLQALYPVEALSYETRGKGVGLTFSIAHCFTLINQFCFPIALKNIGWYTYIVFIVWDLFEATVSYFVSVETKNHTLEEMSEIFESPNPVKASLRKPLS
- a CDS encoding uncharacterized protein (ID:PFLUO_001183-T1.cds;~source:funannotate), yielding MPPLHGFSDNQFRDRKDILIATNALVHALEPYFSPGKSRVQLPVYSGAHFDETAAQLEGFARPIWAIAAAVAEASDVTDADIARYGKHLVTGFTNGVNPEHPDYWGSIGDWDQRMVEAEPISFALLIAPKTFYEPLSAQGRARLCEWLSGLNGKVMPVNNWRWFRIFSNLALCRVRGVPYENVKDHIDADFAVLDQFEIGNGWSADGIWRKDAIPDQEAYGRQADYYSGSFAIQFSQLLYVLFAADSDPDRVSRYRQQAREFAGQFWRFFDEDGAAIPFGRSLTYRFAMGAFYAAFACANCYDSSNIFTSVGFVKGMFLRHLRWWAAHSQDMFAIDGTLTIGYLYPNMFMCEDYNSPQSPYWAMKTFVILALRSDDNFWTVAEIPHPLSSASLEQHSVPGVELLPAPFQILCDHPNGQHHFMLSGGQFCVWPLKATQAKYSKFAYSSAFAFSVPTGGLLTQLAPDNTLVASRDAGETWATRWETISGPRVRTFILKGSKIQCLQSVWKPWKTDKTEIETTLIPPCNEWPDWHIRIHRIRSAQTQTISFVEGGFAIPAKQPRLIGTLDESWSNGYGHGGIIETEESSLVLSNAAVSGVKSILSTAGETEGKILKSDPNTNLMEPRALIPTLQHKIKMELDQDMVIATAVFAIAMTKKSFSRDELYQRWSQQPYLTGDILKEL
- a CDS encoding uncharacterized protein (ID:PFLUO_001186-T1.cds;~source:funannotate) — its product is MHEIVSLQFGQRANYLATHFWNLQESYFTYNEEEPPVDHDIHFRQGVGADGSETYTPRTVIYDLKGGFGTLRKYNALYELTEDSTAAQSLWDGQEVVRKQPQIPQSDYQKSLDAGTPAPRLTSEAVRYWSDYNRVFYHPKSIVQLNEYELNSQIMPFEDWDAGEELFSELDKDHDLLDRDLRPFVEECDQLRALQLFLGSDDAWSGFAARYVDRLRDEYGKTSLWSWAIEDGTRVQRHRQIKKDVNKARSLCSISPQCNLYVPIMDLPSQLPGYLNVDRHSEWQTSALISSAVETVTLPSRLRPYQHFEASLAGDDGTHNIFELQSTIVQDASQHRSVNEDGSSEVERKFDIDFTYGGEDSKTPHIFNQIQVTRGTEPSSQTASVDDASAPGDIGHQRKLRLYHSKPMLHSYHTPLHFPRLDSFPHAMFPTPKTGSGVDIFAALTTSSRTAERIRTIEATAARMVSVDEREALVNGLGEIRETYETGWSSGSDSDDD
- a CDS encoding uncharacterized protein (ID:PFLUO_001185-T1.cds;~source:funannotate) codes for the protein MESPTRPILSPSKILHPVSPERMNQQGLPVSPSLPTDLLSLHHKNTKGVSEVQAKVAFLNNLSRQGSPVSANRLSAADNAALQRAILGREEAESALASVSDQLSEAQSRERRISERLESLLEELHGTKERQAHERSIFEKEIRKARKEAFRAGSTLVKVQEEFKHSKSEVKALKDEVSAEREAKDQAKQEAFERAYALAGLTEELQMLKEKLRSVETDHRSSTLEIRAHEMRTEDVGRISLAEGDLAFLTTPRRPKRAAADSVRSPVPEREQEDISETTPPKRQRLSDCTSQIGDVVVDTDLAPSNQNQDELDDIKDELKYEKHRRVEAEEMIHFLNIECQFKRCSCRIAESQGRAYIYDAEYFEKYQKPQLEEAERRSAERKSVESIPTRHANPISLPRSQPEPIVKPEPADPPEKMQAPAEPLVTFSPETGTFRTFPSPLRENDGPTPGDYFATPELAESHTSAHEQPSASSSAAPFDSFTPSGEPIGTSHTTPDVAVEESHEVPKSRESRPTRRPAERENHQHQFSTRRVPLRAEPEPRTAISDTPINREDALAQIRARRGRARSMKRSVSANEATGRSGGLSDSSTTTPGRGPRRVPNTTRSVVKSENDLGERRDLSAPVRMFRR